In Syntrophomonadaceae bacterium, one genomic interval encodes:
- a CDS encoding iron-only hydrogenase system regulator, with amino-acid sequence MEQRLGVVGIVVEGRENICNRLNAVLSEYGHMVVGRMGIPYRDRGISVIALIVDGNTDELGALTGKLGSLPGVTTKIALTKAGSKSGDGS; translated from the coding sequence ATGGAACAGCGGCTTGGTGTGGTCGGCATTGTTGTTGAAGGGCGAGAAAACATCTGTAATCGTCTTAACGCTGTCCTAAGCGAATATGGACACATGGTTGTGGGCAGGATGGGTATTCCTTACCGGGACAGGGGGATATCGGTAATAGCCCTGATTGTTGACGGCAATACTGACGAGCTTGGCGCTCTGACAGGAAAACTAGGCAGTTTGCCTGGAGTAACAACAAAAATTGCCCTGACAAAGGCAGGCAGTAAATCCGGGGACGGTTCTTGA